In Gemmatimonadaceae bacterium, the following proteins share a genomic window:
- the tadA gene encoding tRNA adenosine(34) deaminase TadA: protein MSSPNEDDRLSRFTTDEQFMRNAIAIAHDGVRQNEVPVGAIVVRGSSIVAGANNRTVRDQDATAHAEMIAIREACASLDRWRLDDCTLYVTLEPCAMCAGAIVLARMKRVVFGAWDDKAGMAGSVDDILRHPRLNHSPEVQGGLLDDDCAVMLTDFFESRRLPAEP from the coding sequence ATGAGCAGCCCGAACGAGGACGACCGGCTGTCGCGGTTTACGACGGACGAGCAGTTCATGCGGAATGCCATTGCGATAGCGCATGATGGTGTCCGCCAGAACGAAGTGCCGGTTGGCGCGATTGTTGTGCGCGGGTCATCGATCGTGGCCGGTGCGAACAACAGGACCGTACGCGACCAGGATGCCACCGCGCACGCGGAGATGATCGCGATTCGAGAGGCATGCGCGTCGCTGGATCGGTGGAGGCTCGACGACTGCACCCTTTATGTCACGCTGGAACCCTGCGCCATGTGTGCGGGAGCGATCGTACTCGCGAGGATGAAGCGTGTGGTCTTTGGCGCGTGGGATGACAAGGCCGGGATGGCCGGATCGGTTGACGACATTCTGAGGCATCCACGCCTCAACCATTCGCCGGAAGTGCAGGGAGGTCTTCTCGACGACGATTGCGCGGTGATGCTCACGGATTTTTTCGAATCTAGGCGGTTGCCAGCAGAGCCGTAG